The window CGACAAGTAGAACAATGTCTTGCTATGAAAAGTTGATTACATTACATCTGAAAATTCACTTGAAAATTCTTATTTACAGAGAACAAGAAAAACTGATCGATCAGTTGGAAGACCAAACACACAAAAGTCGGATGGAGAAGCATGGAACTAACTACCTTCTGGAGTCCTACCTTCGAGACCTGGGGCGGAACTGTGATGTCAACGACAGTCAAGCCGGGAACAGCGACAGCGGCGTAGGAGTCGGCTCAGGAACCCCCCCGCGACGACACACCAAACACAAATCCAGAAGAGAAAGACACCTCATGAGGGAACACTACTTCACTAAAGAATTGACAGATATATGCCAAGTAAACTCTGAAAGACTGAAGCAAACGCATACCACCGACACGGATTCTGATGTGTCATCTGACGAGTTGACCAGGATACGAGAAGAAGTCGAGCTTTTGGAGAAGCTGGCCATCATAAACAAGCGACTGCACAGAGAAGAGGAGCTAGTCGTTCGTTTGACGGCGAAAGTCAAACGATATATGGACGAAAACAAAGCGAACAGTTGCGAGAACGTCTCCCAAGTAAGAATGCTGATCGACAAAATCGAAGAAGAGTTAGCTGGAAGCGCTAAAGAGATGCAAGTCAATAATAACGAACTAGCGAATGTCGACAGGGAAATCCAGGACAGAATGAAGCTCCTCGACGAATTGACCTTAGAATTAGAAGAGGAGGATTTGCAGAATACGATTCTAGAGAGGCAACTGAACGAAGCGTCAAGCAGACAACCAATATTGTTGCAAGACAGTTACGTACCTGTTCTGGACGAAGACACGATACAAGATACGGTTCAAACCTTCAGTTACGGTGGGCCAGGATATGTGTTGGACACTCTGGTATGACCAATAACATCCCTAAGTCAACTAGAATGTAAGAGCTGCTAATATTGAAGGCTCCTTATTAACCTTTAGATGAGTTGGGAATTTTTGTGAAGTCAATCGACAGTTGATCCAAATTAGACAATTAATTATTGGCACATTGAATCTtaaaaccctgtatattacTCTTTATAAGCAGCTCTTAAATTTAATTTGACGATAAATCCCAAGGGAGATTAGACAACGTCCCAAAGAAGTACCTTTGTTGAAATTACCATAATAGTTAGTTCTGAGCGATACCCTCAAATTGGAGCGGGGTCTCAGCGATCGTATCCAAACGAAGTATTCCCCAAATCAAATAAGTTTAATTTGTATGACAAACGGTGTGTTTTTGTGGGAAAAAATCTTCAGAAACTCCAAGTCAAAAGACTTAAAATTCAATGTGAATTTAATCAAAAGGAGATTCTTTCCAACAAGAACATATCTTAATAGAATATATTAACAATAATGATAATTTTATGACCCTGtagtgttatttttgtttttaaaatcatattctgaattaccgttctatataaTTAAAGATACACTTGcaggcctagcaccgtaagcacgcgactctttctcgtcgCGATAGACATCATCTGTCTctctctgtgcagtactgtgagagagtgacaggTGACTTATGTGGTGTTATGTTTGTGGGCGAGAAAGGCACACCAAAATTCTCTTTTTGTCTATCAATGACTTTGAAACATTCAAAACTGACTATGATATTCTAGAAATTGTTCCTTATGAACTATACTGGAGGTAAGGGGGTTTAAAAGGCTATATTGAAGCCATAGGTATTGCTCCCCCCCTGATTACAGTTATTATCAGTTTGAATTacttttatttcctctacaatgtgaaaataacaaaaaaaaaacgggtcataaaatagcaatatttaagTGGTGCTAAGATTAACTGTATAATATAGAAATATTaacaatactaaataaagatatacaaATGATTTTCGTCcaataccaaaaatgtatgacaaACCACCAATCAGTATATTGTATAAATTAGTTAGGCCTAGTCAAGTTTTTGTTACGTTAAGTCTCTGTCTTTAGTTTTAAAACGATGTAGTTGCTTTACGAATAGATACAGATATTAagaacatattattaaaaataaacagtcaACTTCTCAAAGAAATCAACAAGCCACAACCCACCCACTCTTTAATCCCACTGCCAGTACTTATTCCACTATTCCTACCTACCTTATTTAGCAACTGAAAAAGAAAACCGTTACAAACTACGCAAGTGTAGAAATTAGTTGTTTAATTAATGCAATTCCAGTGGATCCCCGAGCAATATTAGAATtccttttttaactttttacctTCGactttttacattataattttggACATCAATGTCTTTTCTGAAACACCGATGCACAACGCTCCCCGTGGTGAGAATGTGTACTAAATACGGACAGACAACCGTCAAAACTGTTATGTGGTATTTCCTATAAAGactaaaatttttaatttaaaattaactatgTTGCAAATAAATATCGACAAtcgacattttattataaattcgaTAATAATCCACAATTTGTaggttattaattaaaaaatggtggccaaattcacagatgtggcatttcgctattgttctaaaaaattgttatgttttatatgtgttcgtttcagtcgaattggtttttactgtaatggctgaatgtaacactgtaaaaataaaataaataaataaaaatatataaaatgccCGAAATAAATGCCAGGCGGCGCTACCGTAGTTCACATCCCAACTAGCGTTGAAAATTGCGAAAGATACATTTTTTGTTTCGAAACATTGTTTCTTTCCTGTAAAATACATGAacttttcgaaaaaaaaattttagaTTTGTCTGAAAAATACAATC is drawn from Pectinophora gossypiella chromosome 19, ilPecGoss1.1, whole genome shotgun sequence and contains these coding sequences:
- the LOC126375513 gene encoding ras association domain-containing protein 10, whose product is MEASSSDYSDEEVGVIARGQKLWVRGVRAHTTCADIVRALHDAPEAGGASDHSEWVLAERWRGVERPLPPDVPVLHVLAAWGDARHEVRLALRRVSSGGEDDSGRDSDAGSRSGRRRRERRPGTPPPRGDPAARLVSVIQHQSRTIHQQLDKLREQEKLIDQLEDQTHKSRMEKHGTNYLLESYLRDLGRNCDVNDSQAGNSDSGVGVGSGTPPRRHTKHKSRRERHLMREHYFTKELTDICQVNSERLKQTHTTDTDSDVSSDELTRIREEVELLEKLAIINKRLHREEELVVRLTAKVKRYMDENKANSCENVSQVRMLIDKIEEELAGSAKEMQVNNNELANVDREIQDRMKLLDELTLELEEEDLQNTILERQLNEASSRQPILLQDSYVPVLDEDTIQDTVQTFSYGGPGYVLDTLV